From a single Arachnia propionica genomic region:
- a CDS encoding DUF881 domain-containing protein, translating to MSETRLIRLLKRIRGPRDDENPRSLRGRVGTGIICVLAGAMLTASAIAARGTDLRSDRNTDLRGLVATQAQRNEQLRGEVAEVRAEVEELGHQQGASPELEKQQRVVAEQAAVVPVTGPGMRVTLTDAPTDVRPAGVDDDALVVHQQDIQAVVNALWKGGAEAVSIQGQRIISTSGIKCVGNSVVLHGIPYAPPYVVEAIGDAGRMAAALKGSRALTTYRQYADAYGLGYRESVESSLSLPAFQGALGITHAKSR from the coding sequence ATGAGTGAGACCCGTCTGATTCGGCTTCTGAAACGCATCAGGGGACCCCGCGACGATGAGAACCCCCGCAGCCTCAGAGGCCGGGTGGGGACGGGAATCATCTGTGTCCTGGCGGGTGCGATGCTCACCGCCTCCGCCATCGCGGCCCGCGGCACCGACCTGCGATCCGACCGCAACACCGACCTGCGGGGCCTGGTCGCCACACAGGCTCAGCGGAACGAGCAACTGCGAGGCGAAGTCGCGGAGGTTCGAGCCGAGGTGGAGGAACTCGGACACCAGCAGGGGGCATCCCCGGAGCTGGAAAAGCAGCAGCGTGTGGTCGCGGAACAGGCCGCGGTCGTACCCGTCACGGGTCCCGGAATGCGAGTGACCCTCACCGATGCCCCCACCGATGTGAGACCAGCAGGCGTCGACGACGACGCCCTGGTGGTGCACCAACAGGACATCCAGGCCGTCGTCAACGCCCTGTGGAAAGGTGGGGCAGAGGCGGTGAGCATTCAGGGACAACGGATCATTTCCACGTCGGGCATCAAGTGTGTCGGCAACTCCGTGGTCCTGCACGGTATTCCCTACGCGCCGCCCTACGTGGTCGAGGCAATCGGCGACGCCGGTCGCATGGCCGCTGCCCTGAAGGGGTCCCGGGCGTTGACCACCTACCGGCAGTACGCCGATGCCTACGGTCTGGGATACCGGGAAAGTGTGGAATCCTCCTTGTCTTTGCCGGCATTCCAGGGCGCCTTGGGAATTACCCACGCAAAATCCAGGTGA
- a CDS encoding cell division protein CrgA, giving the protein MPESKVRKEAKSKARKKQSEELEKARKERKERKRLAANTERRWVPWTFIPVGLLGVLWMVTWNLAGAHIDFMRALGDWNILIALGLIIACFSLMTLWK; this is encoded by the coding sequence GTGCCCGAGTCCAAGGTGCGCAAGGAAGCCAAGAGCAAGGCGCGCAAGAAGCAGTCCGAAGAGCTCGAAAAGGCTCGCAAGGAACGCAAGGAACGCAAACGCCTGGCCGCCAACACCGAGCGCCGGTGGGTTCCGTGGACCTTCATTCCCGTCGGGTTGCTGGGTGTGCTCTGGATGGTGACCTGGAACCTGGCGGGGGCTCACATCGATTTCATGAGGGCATTGGGTGACTGGAACATCCTCATCGCCCTCGGTTTGATCATCGCGTGTTTCAGCCTCATGACGCTCTGGAAATAG